The nucleotide sequence ATCGCCCATCGGCGTCTTGGCGCGCAGAGCCGTCGACAGTAGCTGGTAGCCCGGGTAGGTCGCCTCCGACCACACCTCCGCGACGGCAAGGCCAGTCAGAATGGGCGTTGTGCGACCACGCAGAAACCGCGGCAGCTTGTCATGGAAGATCTTAAAGAAGACGTACACGGGCGGCGTGACAATGCAAGCAGGGGCCAGAAACAGCTGGTACTGGATGAACCGGTACGAGGTCCAGAATTTCTTTTCGTCCTTGGTCGCCGGCAGCTCGTCAGACATGCAGATGCGGCGGCAGTTGTCCATCAAGATCTTTACGTTGCGCACTTTCTCACGCGCGTGACGCTCGCTAGGGATCGGAAAGAGGGGAACGCGGTACCGAAGCCCATCTGCGCCGCACCAGCTTCGCGTATCTGCGTCGTACACGCCAGGGTCGCTGTCTtccggtgccgccgcctggaAACTTGTCTGCGTTTGGCCGAGCACAACTTGAATGAAGTCCACCAAGAAGGCGGTGAGACCGCTGCACATGTCCAGAATAGAGGGCACATTGCTGCCGATGCCCGTGTTGTAGTGCGACATATGGGGGGCAAGGCGGCAGTCGAAAACAGAACAAAGAAGGCGCACACTGGCCACACCCGGCTCTACACACAAGCGGGACTAAACGGAGGCAGTATGCTTACCGGTGGTGTGATGCAGGGCGACACCTAGAGGGAGATGCGagacgaaagaaaaaaaaagagataAGTTGGCTTCGGTGATGAAAAGACTGCATTCCACTGTGAAGGGCGGTGGGTGAGAGGAAAAGGGTTACACTtcctacccccctccctcgacgCGGTACTGTCAACGGGTTGCAGTTCTTCGTTCTGGCGCACCGGTTTTCGGTGTGTTCAAGCGTACCCTGCTGTCCGTGCCCCCCGTTCCGCCTCATTAGCGTACCGGCACAGAGGGATGTAGAGAGTCCCAATGGTTGCTTGCTCTGCTGGAGTGACAATTATAGGCGTGGCAGTGCCATGCAAGTCCAATCAAGCGACGACAACTCGGGGGCTATCCATTCCACGACCGTGTTTCTGGTCGATGTGGGACGGCGAGCAAGTTCCGATGGACGCTGTCCCGCCGCATCGGATAGTGAAAAATCTTTCGACTTCGAGGTCCGTAAAAGTACTCGAGgcgcttcttctgctccAGCACCCACGGCTTATCCTTGAAGTGCTCTCGCAGCTCCATCACCTGCTTCATCCGCAGGCTACTGTGAATCTCGGTAAAGGACGGAGACCTCAGCTGCGCCTTCGTCTCGAGAGGCCGCGCGGAGGCGAAGGCCCGATCCAGTCGCTTCGCCATCACTTCCGCAACGTGCGtcatttcttctctcttgccaACACAGCGCATCTCGTCGCAAAtcacggcggcgcgcagcacaATCGCCACGGCGTCGGGGTGCGAGTGCGAGCAGCTCTGCGTAAACTGCGCGCAGCCCTCAACGAACTGCAGGAAGGTGTCCTGGTCCGCCTCTGGCAGCTCGTCGAAGACCTTTATCTGACCTGCCAGGCGCATCTCGCTGAAGCACTCGAGCGCTTTCAGTAGCATCTTGGCCTTGTCATATCCACGATTGTTGTCTTTGACTTTCCACCGCTCCGTCATgagcgccaccagcacaTTGAGTCGCTCCGCTGGCGGTAGGTCTTCAAGGCGGTTCGTGGACAAGACATAAGCATCGTTGTTGCTGTCATCCCGCAACACCGCAAGGTTCTCGGTCGCCTCCCGCTCGTGGCCAACCTCGGAAACAAGCTCGTAGTTATTGCCCGCCGTCAGCCACCAGTTGCGCGAAAAGCGTCGGCAGTCCTTTACGAGACTCTTGTAGCGCGCGTGAGGGTACTGGTGCAAATTGCGGAGGCCGCGTCGTTGCACTGTTAGGGGCGAACAAGAGCAGATCATGATCGCCGAAGGCTGCGGAGATGCGCAGCTGTGAAGCTGAacggccgcagcggtgcgcccAACCAATGCCAATCGCTGCATTCCCACAACGGCACCGATGGGGAGTCTGAAGAAGGTGAAACGcgcgaacaacaacaacaaaaggcGCACCCGCAACCCAGCCGAGGCCAAGAACGGAGcgcgaaaaaaagagagagaggcagcggaggggaggagagcaccTGCTACGGTGACTGACAAGTATGCATGAGCTACACCTCAACCGCGCTATTCTATCCCTCACATTCCCTTGCACACCCCAATCAAAGGACTGTGCTTTGTTAATAGTTTTACAAGCACCTGGCCAGCAGTGACTGGCAccagagagaagcgaggaggaccAAGTGGGAGAGATTCGAAGGCACGCAGGCGTGACAGCTCGACTTGCTCCAAGTTTGCCTGTGGGACGAAATACCCACGCAcaacaaggagagagtgaaTAGCAAGACAAGGTAAAAAACCAACCAAATGAATCAAGCAGCGCAACGCCCGACACAGCAGAAGGGAgttccctccctttcctcctttctaCGTGCGACGATTTCGAACAGCACAAGTGCTCCACCGTGCCCAGAGCGATGAGTGAACCTACCCCCCTTCTCGGAGGCTCCGCTAATTCTTCATCTGTTGCTTCGTTCGAATGCCAAGATGAACTAAGGAGTGAGGGCACGATAGGACAAACAGCACCGCGGATCGCACATGATACGGGGCTGCGTGCACTGACCAGCTATGCTTCTCGGTCACTGAGCCGGAAACGTTCGCCACAGACATACCATGGTAGAACCTCCTATTGCCCTCTCTTACTATCGTGAGGGAGCACAACTGGGGAGTCGTCGCAAAAGCCTCCGTATTTCAGTGATGCTGAGCACCGTCGCTCGCCACTCCCAAGCGAATAAATTTCACAGAGCAGCACGACTGCAACGCGCATACagccccctttctttttttatttATTTCCTCCCAACGTGTCGTTCCACCACAGACAAGGCTACAACGATACGCATTACAGCCACAATTTACCTACAGCTCTATGTTGCATCACAGCTAAGCCAAGGAACCGGCCCACCCAACCCCTTTTTAGCGACGCTTCAGACCCATTGCATCTGCACTGCACACAGCGCAGGTTAGGTCCAGGATTACGCGCAAAATCACCGCAACGCCGTTGAAGCAGAGAAGCAGTAAGTGGGATGCGCATATATTTACTATGCCGTCGACACGATTCGTAGCGAGTTGGTACATACCTGACCATGAGCACAAGACTCCTCGCCACAGCACCAGCCCAGCCATATCTGCCGACAGACAAGCAGTCTACACAGCCGTATACCCGAGGGGAAGGCTGCAGgttgcttggcttccccacaaaGAGTTGGGGGTACTAGACGCTGGATACCATGCGGTGAGGTGGCTGGCATTATCAGCGCATCCGCGCTGGCAACATAAAGAAAAGGCACCAAATCGGCACTTGCAACGCGGCATGTGTGCCTATCAGACATTGGGATCAAACTTTCCCTGCTTCACAGCGCGCTGAAGAGAGCCCTTCGCACCTCCAACCTTTGCTTTCGAGGTCTTTTTCTTGTTGGCGTACGCAGGGACACGCTCGGTACGCTCTGACTGAATTTGTTTCGTGCGCTCCAAGCGATGCTTGGAGCGCTTCTCATGGTAGCGTTTATCGTGATACTCGTCGCGAGGTTCCCGTTGCTGCTGGGGTGAAGCTAGGCCGACTGCGCTTGCAGGAGCCAGCTCTTGTCCCTCGAAGGCTGCCGATAGCTCCGCATCCACGTGTCTGGGAGCCTGACTGTCTGCAGTACTACCACCACGGTGCCGCTCACGTTCCCATCGCCCGCGGCCTCGATTGTCGTCACTGTCACCGCCGGAGGCGTCGTCAATAATGTCACCCCCTGCAAGGTGCACATCTTGCTGTCCATCGTCCAGCTCATCTTCGTACATGATTTCGTTCAGCATGCGAATTttcgccttcacctcctcatcGATGTCAAAGGCGTCGGACATGTAGGCCTGCGGATCGTTTATGGTGATCTTGTACGCCGCGTCCTCGTCCATCTCGTTCCCTTTCGCGCAGCCGTCGGTGTAGCCGTCGTCACCGTCGGAGCCTGTCAGCATTTCGTACAAATCACGGCCCATAAAGCGATAGAGTGCGTCAGGCTCAAAACTGTCGTCAAAATCGTATAACACCAAGTGCGTTGAGGGGTTGGCACGCGTCGCCGGTGattgcgctgcaggagcgctggcggcggcggcagcaggaggtTTCCACATCCCggtctcctctgccgccagtgctgccgccaacTCTGCGTCTGACTGTCCAGATGCCGTCAATGGCCCAACGAGGTGCGGCGGCAGGTTCTCCATACTCGCATCCATGATAAATTGCTCCACATCATTGCTGTAAAAGTTCAAGGCAGCGCGAataccagcagcgctgtaTTGGGGGAACACCTCCATCACCATGGCGACGAGAGGATCGTCGACAGTGCTCGTTGCGGCAGGCAGGGGTGATGAAGTCGACGGCAACGGACCACCATCGGCCGTCTCGGCGGTAGTGACGGCGTTGCCTGCCGGAGGATTGGTCAGTGCGCTCGTAATCGTGTCCTCTGAGGCGCCGAGTTTTGCCGCCTCGTCCGTCGtgacgaggcggcgcgcgAGAAGATCGTCAATGTGCACGCCCTGACGCACGATCtcgaggagcaggagctcaAAGAATCGCTGCCGGGCACCGCGGGCGGCGTCGGCAAAGTCGTTGCTGTCTGAGGTATCCTTCGTGAGGGTGAGCATTACCTGCCCTAGCGCCTTCTCACCCGCATCGTCAGCGAATCGGCCTGAGGGGTAGAGGAAGTGTATGAGGCTCAAAAATGACCCATTACCGTACGCCTGTAGTGTGTCCACAACAA is from Leishmania panamensis strain MHOM/PA/94/PSC-1 chromosome 35 sequence and encodes:
- a CDS encoding hypothetical protein (TriTrypDB/GeneDB-style sysID: LpmP.35.5820), with the translated sequence MSHYNTGIGSNVPSILDMCSGLTAFLVDFIQVVLGQTQTSFQAAAPEDSDPGVYDADTRSWCGADGLRYRVPLFPIPSERHAREKVRNVKILMDNCRRICMSDELPATKDEKKFWTSYRFIQYQLFLAPACIVTPPVYVFFKIFHDKLPRFLRGRTTPILTGLAVAEVWSEATYPGYQLLSTALRAKTPMGDVARAEWTRLQPIDIPFYIFSAYQFQQIFNSVPEEYLFGGDLASLCG
- a CDS encoding hypothetical protein (TriTrypDB/GeneDB-style sysID: LpmP.35.5830), with translation MQRLALVGRTAAAVQLHSCASPQPSAIMICSCSPLTVQRRGLRNLHQYPHARYKSLVKDCRRFSRNWWLTAGNNYELVSEVGHEREATENLAVLRDDSNNDAYVLSTNRLEDLPPAERLNVLVALMTERWKVKDNNRGYDKAKMLLKALECFSEMRLAGQIKVFDELPEADQDTFLQFVEGCAQFTQSCSHSHPDAVAIVLRAAVICDEMRCVGKREEMTHVAEVMAKRLDRAFASARPLETKAQLRSPSFTEIHSSLRMKQVMELREHFKDKPWVLEQKKRLEYFYGPRSRKIFHYPMRRDSVHRNLLAVPHRPETRSWNG
- a CDS encoding hypothetical protein (TriTrypDB/GeneDB-style sysID: LpmP.35.5840), whose product is MASSLQDAFPDAGGAVCSTFFSSVDLSEKLWAGIERLAEADDITFWIVVTNHDRLPVVLVNVITAVDHAHSSHSKVQRNAVTPNDEQRVIEVLIRLATGTDPCLRRHVDPASLAARLSVLLPWKLLFPVSLLLLRHSGAAASVALTSLILLNPGYLCTLNVFMPTWWDSVNRLAVRCTRELQRGRFQRQPGDILSSFEQVYRLTKHLWAVVQCAPFLSDYMSLPRTLRGLRVIVDVLSPVLQHFIMVCDDLTPRRPILSRANSVIVNAAINTSSALVLYHTYTTQGPQRSQNSDSYCIPQLINRTYNHLREHLRQHSCGIVVDTLQAYGNGSFLSLIHFLYPSGRFADDAGEKALGQVMLTLTKDTSDSNDFADAARGARQRFFELLLLEIVRQGVHIDDLLARRLVTTDEAAKLGASEDTITSALTNPPAGNAVTTAETADGGPLPSTSSPLPAATSTVDDPLVAMVMEVFPQYSAAGIRAALNFYSNDVEQFIMDASMENLPPHLVGPLTASGQSDAELAAALAAEETGMWKPPAAAAASAPAAQSPATRANPSTHLVLYDFDDSFEPDALYRFMGRDLYEMLTGSDGDDGYTDGCAKGNEMDEDAAYKITINDPQAYMSDAFDIDEEVKAKIRMLNEIMYEDELDDGQQDVHLAGGDIIDDASGGDSDDNRGRGRWERERHRGGSTADSQAPRHVDAELSAAFEGQELAPASAVGLASPQQQREPRDEYHDKRYHEKRSKHRLERTKQIQSERTERVPAYANKKKTSKAKVGGAKGSLQRAVKQGKFDPNV